Proteins encoded within one genomic window of Panicum virgatum strain AP13 chromosome 1N, P.virgatum_v5, whole genome shotgun sequence:
- the LOC120655930 gene encoding probable sodium/metabolite cotransporter BASS4, chloroplastic: MITHHPSLLRPPILTRRVGVLGRRPTLHSLLSATVASARPSTPPLRLRPVRAAASRVGGDGGKGAAPPRALGAALLDFASSNFLPLALVSGVILGLLDPNLGCLAHKYSLSKYSTFGIFVISGLTLRTKELGAALEAWPAGLYGLASILLFTPFLAQFIMQLQLFPREFITGLAMFCCMPTTLSSGVTLTQLVGGNSALALAITVVSNLLGIIFVPLCLAMYIGAGAGVSLPTEQLFRSLVTRLLIPLIIGKVAREASKGIADFVDGNRQGFSVASAVLLSLVPWIQVSRSRSLILSVQVKAFAAAVAIGVLLHLALLAFNATMLQILSRLEQKGVSVFAKKEYARAVILVASQKTLPVLVAVVDQLGGAFGESGFLVIPGVAAHINQIIIDSIIVNWWRKRDQQFTIAN, translated from the exons ATGATAACCCACCATCCTTCCCTGCTCCGTCCACCCATCCTGACCCGCCGCGTTGGGGTACTCGGCCGGCGTCCAACACTCCACTCCTTGCTGTCCGCCACCGTCGCCTCGGCTCGGCCTTctacgccgcccctccgcctGCGGCctgtgcgcgccgccgcctcgcgg GTTGGTGGTGATGGAGGCAAAGGCGCGGCGCCGCCTCGAGCGCTGGGGGCCGCGCTGCTCGACTTCGCGAGTAGCAACTTCCTCCCCCTTG CTCTTGTTAGTGGGGTCATATTGGGTCTCCTAGATCCTAATCTTGGATGCCTTGCTCACAAATACTCCTTGTCGAAGTACAGCACTTTTGGGATATTTGTGATCTCAG GACTGACCCTGCGAACCAAGGAGCTTGGTGCAGCATTAGAAGCTTGGCCTGCTGGACTATATGGACTA GCCTCTATTTTGCTGTTTACACCCTTTCTTGCTCAGTTTATTATGCAACTTCAGCTCTTCCCTCGTGAATTTATCACTG GGTTAGCTATGTTTTGCTGCATGCCAACAACATTATCAAGTGGAGTCACACTAACACAG CTTGTTGGTGGTAACTCAGCACTTGCTCTTGCAATAACAGTTGTATCCAATTTACTTGGCATTATCTTT GTACCTCTTTGTCTAGCAATGTACATTGGCGCTGGAGCTGGGGTGTCTCTGCCTACTGAGCAACTATTCAGAAGTCTGGTCACCCGCCTTCTAATCCCGCTGATTATAGGGAAG GTTGCTCGAGAAGCCTCAAAAG GTATTGCTGATTTTGTTGATGGAAATCGACAAGGCTTTTCAGTTGCAAGTGCTGTTCTTCTCAGCCTA GTCCCATGGATTCAAGTAAGTAGATCAAGATCACTAATCTTATCTGTTCAAGTAAAAGcttttgctgctgctgttgctattGGAGT GCTTCTACATCTTGCTCTGTTAGCTTTCAATGCCACGATGTTGCAGATCTTGTCACGTCTTGAACAGAAAGGGGTGTCAGTCTTTGCTAAAAAAGAGTACGCACGAGCTGTCATTTTGGTGGCCAGTCAG AAAACATTGCCCGTGTTGGTTGCTGTGGTTGATCAGCTTGGAGGAGCCTTCGGGGAGTCCGGATTTCTGGTCATCCCTGGTGTCGCTGCACACATTAACCAG ATCATTATTGATTCTATCATAGTAAATTGGTGGCGCAAGAGGGATCAACAATTTACTATTGCAAACTAA